One part of the Ranitomeya imitator isolate aRanImi1 chromosome 10, aRanImi1.pri, whole genome shotgun sequence genome encodes these proteins:
- the MIIP gene encoding migration and invasion-inhibitory protein — protein sequence MSSSERLDELRSLNKCLLEKLNVNREELKKQQKLFTARNVTSCEPITAVAGSWSGRDPALQTSRGSSSAARKALCTPKTSYPRGPPPHGGSGLGGRAALDVIRVNSPVKRVRILNSTMIDPKSDCSGVTSDFPAQYIDRLEDDGNLRSKEPRTPKSILCTPTRSSKRDAGRVTFLCDGESPPLEPRWSARPLLGYDWIAGLLEVKSPITNKSDQFFAEISEFRRINRDECAHDCFTESGAQDSSVEHLDLSLDTHQCVYCYRVNQRLFTSPVGAEPACPVCKKRRGRRLVSAEEPAYVRVSIPRSTLLPPYKYRAHRRKSFDPTDSLALPSHCLAGWENAAPSCNLKITSLDLRTSTEPKTETAPATASADAASYFAARATSDNLLNLSRSIAFHHKK from the exons ATGTCGTCCTCCGAGCGCCTGGACGAGCTGCGGAGTCTGAACAAGTGTCTACTGGAGAAGCTGAATGTCAACCgggaggagctgaagaagcagcagaagCTATTCACTGCCCGCAACGTCACG AGCTGTGAACCTATAACGGCAGTGGCCGGATCTTGGAGCGGTCGGGATCCAGCTCTGCAGACCTCGCGAGGTTCATCCTCCGCTGCCAGGAAAGCGTTGTGTACCCCCAAGACCTCCTATCCTAGAGGGCCTCCTCCACACGGGGGGTCCGGACTCGGGGGGCGCGCTGCTCTGGACGTTATTAGGGTGAATTCTCCAGTAAAACGCGTCCGTATCCTGAACTCCACAATGATTGACCCCAAATCTGACTGTTCGGGGGTCACAAGCGATTTCCCTGCTCAGTATATCGACAGGTTAGAGGATGACGGAAACCTGCGGAGCAAAGAACCGAGGACCCCAAAATCTATTCTGTGCACACCCACCCGGAGTTCCAAG AGAGATGCGGGGCGCGTCACCTTCCTGTGCGACGGCGAATCCCCTCCCCTGGAGCCGCGGTGGTCGGCTCGTCCGCTGCTGGGATACGACTGGATAGCGG GACTTTTGGAAGTGAAGTCTCCCATCACCAATAAATCTGACCAGTTTTTCGCAGAGATCAGTGAATTCCGACGCATCAACCGCGATGAGTGCGCGCACGACTGTTTTACTGA ATCAGGGGCCCAGGACTCATCGGTGGAACATCTGGACCTCTCGCTGGACACTCATCAGT GTGTGTACTGTTACCGAGTGAACCAGCGATTATTTACCTCCCCGGTGGGTGCAGAACCTGCGTGTCCTGTATGTAAGAAGCGCAGGGGCAGACGCCTCGTCTCCGCAGAGGAGCCCGCGTACGTCCG GGTGAGCATCCCCCGCAGCACGCTGCTCCCACCTTACAAGTACCGAGCCCACAGGAGAAAAAGCTTCGACCCCACGGACAGCCTCGCCCTGCCGTCA CATTGTTTAGCTGGATGGGAGAACGCCGCACCGTCCTGCAACCTGAAAATCACCAGTCTGGACCTGAGGACCTCAACGGAGCCAAAAACGGAGACTGCACCCGCCACTGCGAGCGCG GACGCAGCTTCTTATTTCGCTGCACGGGCGACGTCTGACAATCTGCTGAACTTGTCCCGATCCATCGCTTTCCATCACAAGAAGTAA